From Streptomyces sp. NBC_01754, a single genomic window includes:
- a CDS encoding peptidoglycan recognition protein family protein produces MATPLSATTLLKALRAEGVAVTEVGNWRTHNRNKAGAWGPVNGSMVHHSVTRGTAATVALCRDGHSSLPGPLCHGVIAKDGRVHLVGWGRANHAGGGDPRVLNQVIAESYGTRPTPPAKGNSDGTDGNARFYGWECENMGDGKDPWPAAQYGAIVRVQAALCRAHGWGAKSVIGHLEWSNDKIDPRGFGMPALRADVAERLKHPAGWNPGTDPSEEDDMPARVNPVVKQTKNRPQGEWLSVPLSGALVTGPADYSGTVYLRFSRVPEGATIQSRFYETKGGEKSKSGQITEHLGTSGDTFVAVTNAGGHCDSKAALAVEYIVFDGQGGTHDLVSGQAQLLYWK; encoded by the coding sequence ATGGCCACCCCACTGTCCGCGACGACACTCCTCAAAGCCCTCCGCGCCGAAGGCGTGGCCGTCACCGAGGTCGGCAACTGGCGTACGCACAACCGGAACAAGGCGGGCGCCTGGGGCCCGGTCAACGGAAGCATGGTCCACCACTCGGTCACCCGCGGTACGGCGGCCACGGTGGCCCTGTGCCGCGACGGGCACTCCTCCCTGCCCGGGCCGCTGTGCCACGGAGTGATCGCCAAGGACGGCCGAGTGCACCTCGTGGGCTGGGGCCGCGCCAACCACGCCGGAGGCGGCGACCCACGCGTCCTGAATCAGGTGATCGCCGAGTCCTACGGCACCCGCCCCACACCCCCGGCCAAGGGCAACAGCGACGGCACCGACGGCAACGCCCGGTTCTACGGGTGGGAGTGCGAGAACATGGGCGACGGCAAGGACCCGTGGCCCGCCGCCCAGTACGGCGCGATCGTCCGCGTCCAGGCGGCGTTGTGCCGGGCGCACGGCTGGGGCGCGAAGAGCGTGATCGGCCACCTCGAATGGTCCAACGACAAGATCGACCCCCGCGGCTTCGGCATGCCGGCCCTTCGCGCCGACGTCGCCGAGCGGCTCAAGCACCCCGCCGGATGGAACCCCGGCACCGATCCGAGCGAGGAGGACGACATGCCTGCGCGCGTCAACCCGGTGGTCAAGCAGACGAAGAACCGCCCCCAGGGCGAATGGCTGTCCGTTCCGCTGAGCGGCGCCCTGGTCACCGGCCCCGCCGACTACTCCGGCACCGTCTATCTCCGTTTCTCCCGCGTCCCCGAGGGGGCGACGATCCAGTCCCGGTTCTACGAGACGAAGGGCGGCGAGAAGTCCAAGAGCGGCCAGATCACCGAACACCTGGGAACCAGCGGTGACACCTTCGTCGCGGTCACCAACGCGGGCGGCCACTGCGACTCCAAGGCCGCCCTGGCCGTCGAGTACATCGTCTTCGACGGCCAGGGCGGCACGCACGACCTGGTCTCCGGGCAGGCGCAACTCCTCTACTGGAAGTAG
- a CDS encoding SDR family oxidoreductase — MSTVQGAGVVVTGAGGGIGAALARRFAAEGARVVVNDLDAERIRPLAEEIGGTAVAGDASGVVDAARDALDGTVDVYCANAGLASGGDAFADEDVWAAAWDVNVMAHVRAARALLPGWLERGGGRFVSTASAAGLLTMIGAAPYSVTKHGAVAFAEWLALTYRHRGIKVHAICPQGVRTDMLTAAGSAGDLVLAPTAIEPEAVADALFDAMEHDRFLVLPHPEVAGYYRARAEDPDQWIGSMNHLQRKWEGTGA; from the coding sequence ATGAGTACCGTGCAGGGCGCCGGCGTAGTGGTGACCGGGGCCGGAGGCGGCATCGGAGCCGCACTGGCCCGCAGATTCGCCGCGGAGGGCGCCCGGGTCGTCGTCAACGACCTCGACGCCGAACGAATCAGGCCGCTCGCCGAGGAGATCGGCGGCACCGCCGTGGCCGGTGACGCCTCCGGCGTCGTGGACGCCGCCCGCGACGCGCTCGACGGCACGGTGGACGTCTACTGCGCCAACGCGGGCCTCGCCTCGGGCGGCGACGCCTTCGCCGACGAGGACGTCTGGGCGGCGGCCTGGGACGTCAACGTCATGGCGCACGTCCGCGCGGCCCGCGCACTGCTGCCCGGCTGGCTGGAGCGCGGCGGCGGCCGCTTCGTCTCCACCGCGTCGGCGGCCGGGCTGCTGACGATGATCGGGGCCGCCCCGTACAGCGTCACCAAGCACGGCGCCGTCGCCTTCGCCGAGTGGCTCGCCCTGACCTACCGGCACCGCGGGATCAAGGTCCACGCGATCTGCCCGCAGGGCGTGCGTACGGACATGCTCACGGCCGCCGGATCCGCGGGCGACCTGGTCCTCGCCCCCACCGCGATCGAACCCGAGGCCGTCGCCGACGCCCTGTTCGACGCCATGGAGCACGACCGCTTCCTGGTCCTGCCGCATCCCGAGGTCGCCGGGTACTACCGGGCCCGCGCCGAGGACCCCGACCAGTGGATCGGAAGCATGAACCATCTCCAGCGCAAGTGGGAGGGGACGGGAGCGTGA
- a CDS encoding phosphotransferase family protein codes for MSSVHPPGLDLDRLRGHLDRERPGLVSGPLQARLIEGGRSNLTYTVTDGSGRWVVRRPPLGHVLATAHDMKREHRVISALHPTAVPVPEPVVLCEDDTVVGSPFYVMEYVEGTPYRTAGQLAALGAERTRAAVLGLVDTLVDLHAVDPVATGLGDFGRPEGFLDRQLRRWGKQLAASRDRDLPGIDELHTALGRELPRSSAPTVVHGDYRLDNVLIGRDDRIEAVLDWEMSTLGDPLTDLGLLVMYSSDLDLPESPVSTTSGAAGHPRPAELVERYAARSGRDTSAVSWYTAFAWFKLAVILEGIHYRYTLGQTVGPGFDRIGDLVPVFIAHGLTTLQEG; via the coding sequence ATGAGCTCAGTCCACCCGCCAGGTCTCGACCTCGACCGGCTGCGCGGTCACCTCGACCGCGAGCGGCCGGGGCTGGTGAGCGGACCGCTCCAGGCGCGGCTCATCGAGGGCGGACGCTCGAACCTGACGTACACCGTGACGGACGGCTCCGGGCGCTGGGTCGTCCGCCGGCCCCCGCTGGGGCACGTACTGGCCACCGCGCACGACATGAAGCGCGAACACCGGGTGATCAGCGCCCTGCACCCGACGGCCGTGCCGGTGCCCGAGCCGGTGGTGCTCTGCGAGGACGACACCGTCGTCGGCTCGCCCTTCTACGTCATGGAGTACGTCGAGGGCACGCCCTACCGGACCGCCGGGCAACTCGCCGCGCTCGGCGCCGAGCGCACCCGGGCGGCCGTGCTGGGGCTCGTCGACACCCTGGTGGACCTGCACGCCGTGGACCCCGTCGCGACGGGCCTCGGCGACTTCGGGCGGCCCGAGGGCTTCCTGGACCGGCAACTGCGCCGCTGGGGCAAGCAGCTGGCCGCCTCCCGCGACCGCGACCTGCCCGGCATCGACGAACTGCACACCGCGCTCGGCCGGGAGCTGCCCCGCTCCAGCGCCCCCACGGTGGTCCACGGCGACTACCGCCTGGACAACGTGCTGATCGGCCGGGACGACCGGATCGAGGCGGTCCTGGACTGGGAGATGTCCACGCTCGGCGATCCGCTCACCGACCTGGGCCTGCTGGTGATGTACAGCTCCGACCTGGATCTGCCCGAGTCACCGGTCTCCACCACCAGCGGCGCCGCGGGCCATCCCCGCCCGGCCGAGCTGGTCGAGCGCTACGCCGCCCGCTCCGGCCGGGACACCTCGGCCGTCTCCTGGTACACGGCCTTCGCGTGGTTCAAGCTCGCCGTGATCCTGGAGGGCATCCACTACCGCTACACCCTCGGCCAGACCGTCGGTCCCGGCTTCGACCGCATCGGCGATCTGGTGCCGGTCTTCATCGCGCACGGTCTCACCACCCTTCAGGAAGGCTGA
- a CDS encoding GNAT family N-acetyltransferase: MTANVRLEELTPDNVLAACALDVAPAQRRFVAPVARSLAEAYVRPGIAWPRLICDGDRAVGFVMAFFGVRFDCDASTPGAPPRSGLWRLAVAAGEQRRGYGRFAVQAVNEEIRRRGGTVSSVTWDAGEGGPEEFYLGLGYHRLGLTEDGEHVGELDLTR; the protein is encoded by the coding sequence ATGACAGCGAACGTGCGCCTGGAAGAACTCACCCCCGACAACGTGCTCGCCGCCTGTGCGCTCGACGTCGCCCCCGCACAGCGGCGGTTCGTGGCCCCGGTCGCCCGGTCGCTGGCCGAGGCGTATGTGCGTCCCGGGATCGCCTGGCCCCGTCTGATCTGCGACGGCGACCGCGCCGTGGGGTTCGTGATGGCCTTCTTCGGCGTCCGCTTCGACTGCGACGCGTCCACCCCCGGTGCCCCGCCGCGCTCGGGCCTCTGGCGGCTCGCCGTCGCCGCCGGCGAACAGCGCCGGGGCTACGGCCGGTTCGCCGTCCAGGCGGTGAACGAGGAGATCCGCAGGCGCGGCGGCACGGTTTCGAGCGTGACCTGGGACGCGGGGGAGGGCGGCCCGGAGGAGTTCTACCTGGGCCTCGGCTACCACCGGCTCGGGCTGACCGAGGACGGCGAACACGTCGGCGAACTCGACCTGACCCGCTGA
- a CDS encoding isoprenyl transferase — protein MKLLPLFLRRPIEAVYVRRLATTLAGLPRPRHVGIMLDGNRRWARQEGLADVREGYRAGGAKVTDFLGWCTAAGIERVTLFMLSDDNLGRPAEQLGPLIEVIEDTVRDITAEGRPWEVQVIGSLDMLPGAGAGVLKEAAAATAGRRGLKVDVAVGYGGRREIVDAVKSAFQEHIAAGGDPAELAERFDIEDVSRHLYSPSADRTDFIIRTSGEQRLSGFLLWQSAYAEMHWVDCYWPAFRHVDFLRALRSYASRERRFGK, from the coding sequence ATGAAGCTGCTTCCGCTCTTCCTCCGCCGGCCGATCGAAGCCGTGTACGTCCGCCGGCTGGCCACCACCCTGGCCGGCCTCCCCCGTCCGCGCCACGTCGGGATCATGCTCGACGGCAACCGGCGCTGGGCACGGCAGGAGGGGCTCGCGGACGTCCGCGAGGGGTATCGCGCGGGCGGCGCCAAGGTGACCGACTTCCTGGGCTGGTGCACCGCCGCCGGGATCGAGCGCGTGACCCTCTTCATGCTCTCCGACGACAACCTCGGCCGCCCGGCCGAGCAGTTGGGCCCGCTGATCGAGGTCATCGAGGACACCGTCCGGGACATCACGGCCGAGGGCCGCCCCTGGGAGGTCCAGGTGATCGGCTCGCTCGACATGCTGCCCGGTGCCGGCGCGGGCGTGCTGAAGGAGGCCGCGGCGGCGACGGCCGGCCGCCGCGGACTCAAGGTGGACGTCGCCGTCGGCTACGGCGGGCGGAGGGAGATCGTCGACGCCGTCAAGAGCGCGTTCCAGGAGCACATCGCGGCCGGTGGCGACCCGGCCGAACTGGCCGAGCGCTTCGACATCGAGGACGTCTCGCGGCACCTGTACTCGCCCTCCGCCGACCGCACCGACTTCATCATCCGGACCTCCGGGGAGCAGCGGCTGTCCGGATTCCTGCTGTGGCAGTCCGCGTACGCCGAGATGCACTGGGTGGACTGCTACTGGCCGGCGTTCCGGCACGTGGACTTCCTGCGCGCGCTGCGCTCGTACGCCAGCCGGGAGCGCCGTTTCGGCAAGTAG
- a CDS encoding acyl-CoA dehydrogenase family protein — MDFAFDARTEELRARLLAFMDEHVYPAEEVAEEQRARLASPWDTPPVVEDLKAKARRQGLWNLFLPDAEYGAGLTNLQYAPLAEITGRSPHLAPTALNCAAPDTGNMEVLHQFGTWAQRKQWLEPLLAGEIRSAFAMTEPEVASSDATNIETRITREGSGDYLVNGRKWYISGAMNPDCAVFVVMGKTDPDGEDIRRQQSMILVPRDTPGVEVRRAMRVYGYEDHSHGGHAEVVFTDVRVPAANLVGEEGGGFAIAQARLGPGRIHHCMRLIGMAERAIELMCRRAVDRTAFGRPLAEQGVVRNWIADARVTVEQLRLLVLKTAWLMDTVGNRGAHTEIQAIKIATPRAVVGILDQAVQLYGAGGVSQDTPLAELWASARTLRLADGPDEVHQRSLARREIKNYV, encoded by the coding sequence ATGGACTTCGCATTCGACGCCCGCACCGAGGAGCTGCGCGCCCGGCTGCTCGCCTTCATGGACGAGCACGTGTATCCGGCCGAGGAGGTCGCGGAGGAGCAGCGCGCCCGGCTCGCCTCCCCGTGGGACACCCCGCCGGTGGTGGAGGACCTGAAGGCGAAGGCGCGCCGGCAGGGTCTGTGGAACCTGTTCCTGCCCGACGCGGAGTACGGCGCCGGGCTGACGAACCTCCAGTACGCCCCGCTCGCCGAGATCACCGGCCGCAGCCCGCACCTGGCGCCGACCGCGCTGAACTGCGCGGCCCCGGACACCGGGAACATGGAGGTGCTCCACCAGTTCGGCACGTGGGCGCAACGGAAGCAGTGGCTGGAGCCGCTGCTGGCCGGGGAGATCCGCTCGGCGTTCGCGATGACGGAGCCCGAGGTGGCCTCTTCGGACGCGACGAACATCGAGACCCGGATCACCCGGGAGGGCTCCGGGGACTACCTCGTCAACGGCCGCAAGTGGTACATCTCCGGGGCGATGAACCCGGACTGCGCGGTCTTCGTCGTGATGGGCAAGACGGATCCGGACGGCGAGGACATCCGCCGCCAGCAGTCCATGATCCTGGTCCCCCGCGACACACCGGGTGTCGAGGTGCGCCGCGCGATGCGGGTGTACGGCTACGAGGACCACTCCCACGGGGGTCACGCCGAGGTGGTCTTCACCGATGTGCGGGTGCCCGCGGCGAACCTGGTCGGGGAGGAGGGCGGCGGCTTCGCCATCGCCCAGGCCCGGCTGGGCCCGGGCCGGATCCACCACTGCATGCGGCTGATCGGGATGGCCGAACGGGCGATCGAGCTGATGTGCCGCCGGGCCGTGGACCGTACGGCCTTCGGCAGGCCGCTCGCCGAGCAGGGTGTGGTGCGCAACTGGATCGCGGACGCCCGGGTGACCGTGGAGCAGCTGCGGCTGCTGGTGCTGAAGACGGCCTGGCTGATGGACACGGTCGGCAACCGGGGCGCGCACACCGAGATCCAGGCCATCAAGATCGCCACACCGCGGGCGGTGGTGGGCATCCTCGACCAGGCGGTCCAGCTGTACGGCGCGGGCGGAGTGAGCCAGGACACCCCGCTGGCCGAACTGTGGGCGTCCGCACGGACGTTGCGGCTGGCGGACGGACCGGACGAGGTGCACCAGCGGTCGCTGGCACGGCGGGAGATCAAGAACTACGTGTGA
- a CDS encoding exo-beta-N-acetylmuramidase NamZ family protein, protein MTLSRRGVLAVGGAVGALAATAAGSGTATAAPGRGGQGGGHGAGRTGVRTGFARLAAEGYRTLAGQKVGVVTNPTGITADVRHIVDVMHADRRVELTAVFGPEHGFRGTAQAGGSEGRYEDPATGLPVHDTYLKSGQELADVFTASGVDTVVFDIQDAGARFYTYIWTLYDCMEAAALAGKRCVVLDRPNPLTGRAALGPVLDPAFGTFVGRREIAQAHGMTVAELALLFNKEFLAARPVRLDVVTMSGWRRSDFFDDTGLPWVPPSPNMPTPETALVYPGTCLFEGTNLSEGRGTTRPFELLGAEGVDHRWAAAANELKLPGVRFREAYFAPGSSKFEGRTVGGVQLHVHDRAAFDPVRTGIALLVTAKRTWSGFAWRPDNWIDKLTGSTRVRTMIDAGADTDEVVGAWARDLAAFRKVRREYLLYR, encoded by the coding sequence ATGACCCTGTCCAGGCGTGGTGTACTGGCCGTCGGCGGCGCGGTGGGGGCGCTCGCGGCCACGGCGGCCGGGTCCGGTACGGCGACGGCCGCCCCGGGGCGCGGCGGCCAGGGCGGAGGGCATGGAGCCGGGCGCACCGGTGTGCGTACCGGCTTCGCACGGCTGGCCGCCGAGGGCTACCGGACGCTGGCGGGGCAGAAGGTCGGCGTGGTCACCAACCCGACCGGGATCACCGCCGACGTGCGGCACATCGTGGACGTGATGCACGCGGACCGCCGGGTGGAGCTGACCGCGGTCTTCGGCCCGGAGCACGGTTTCCGGGGCACGGCGCAGGCCGGCGGCTCGGAGGGCCGGTACGAGGACCCGGCGACCGGACTGCCGGTCCACGACACGTACCTGAAGTCCGGTCAGGAGCTCGCCGACGTCTTCACCGCGTCCGGGGTGGACACGGTCGTCTTCGACATCCAGGATGCCGGGGCGCGCTTCTACACGTACATCTGGACGCTGTACGACTGCATGGAGGCGGCGGCGCTCGCCGGCAAGCGGTGCGTCGTCCTGGACCGGCCGAACCCGCTGACCGGGCGGGCCGCGCTGGGACCGGTGCTGGACCCCGCGTTCGGTACGTTCGTGGGGCGCCGGGAGATCGCCCAGGCGCACGGGATGACGGTGGCCGAACTGGCGCTGCTGTTCAACAAGGAGTTCCTGGCGGCGCGGCCCGTGCGACTGGACGTGGTGACGATGTCCGGCTGGCGGCGGTCCGACTTCTTCGACGACACGGGCCTGCCGTGGGTGCCGCCCAGCCCCAACATGCCGACGCCTGAGACCGCGCTGGTCTATCCGGGCACCTGCCTGTTCGAGGGCACGAACCTCTCCGAGGGGCGGGGCACCACCCGGCCCTTCGAGCTGCTGGGCGCGGAGGGCGTCGACCACCGGTGGGCCGCGGCGGCCAACGAGCTGAAGCTGCCGGGAGTGCGCTTCCGGGAGGCGTACTTCGCGCCCGGCTCCTCCAAGTTCGAGGGGAGGACCGTGGGCGGGGTGCAGCTCCACGTCCACGACCGGGCGGCCTTCGACCCGGTCCGTACGGGGATCGCGCTGCTGGTGACGGCCAAGCGGACCTGGAGCGGCTTCGCGTGGCGCCCCGACAACTGGATCGACAAGCTCACCGGCAGCACACGGGTCCGCACGATGATCGACGCGGGCGCGGACACCGACGAGGTGGTGGGGGCCTGGGCCCGGGACCTGGCGGCGTTCCGGAAGGTGCGGCGGGAGTACCTGCTCTACCGGTGA
- a CDS encoding NADP-dependent oxidoreductase — MKAISYSRYGSADVLEYGERPDPKVGPDSVLVKVRAAAVNPVDRKAREGYLQASLEAVFPVVPGWDVSGVVVQPGAAVDEFEVGDEVIGYVREDFLSRGTFAEYVAAPVRTLARKPLSVGFEEAAGLPLCGLTAQQVLHKVLKVQEGETVLVHAAAGGVGSLAVQLARHAGCRVIGTAGPHNHEYVRRLGGDPVEYGDGLADRLRAMAPDGVDAAFDTVGGEALRVSAATLAPGGRLASIADAEVFSFGGRYAFVRPDADDLAHLAGLAEQGIISVHVDRAFPLEQAADAYRFNEEGRTRGKVVVTVDWEI; from the coding sequence ATGAAGGCGATCAGCTACAGCAGATACGGCTCGGCCGACGTCCTGGAGTACGGAGAGCGGCCCGACCCGAAGGTCGGCCCCGACTCGGTACTGGTGAAGGTGCGGGCCGCCGCCGTGAACCCGGTGGACCGGAAGGCGCGCGAGGGCTACCTCCAGGCGAGCCTGGAAGCGGTCTTCCCCGTCGTCCCCGGCTGGGACGTGTCCGGGGTCGTCGTGCAACCGGGCGCGGCCGTCGACGAGTTCGAGGTGGGCGACGAGGTCATCGGCTATGTGCGGGAGGACTTCCTCTCGCGCGGCACGTTCGCCGAGTACGTCGCCGCCCCGGTGCGCACCCTCGCCCGCAAACCGCTCAGCGTGGGTTTCGAGGAGGCCGCCGGACTGCCGCTGTGCGGGCTGACCGCCCAGCAGGTGCTCCACAAGGTGCTGAAGGTCCAGGAGGGCGAGACCGTCCTCGTCCACGCCGCCGCGGGCGGGGTCGGCTCACTCGCCGTCCAGCTGGCCCGGCACGCGGGCTGCCGGGTCATCGGTACCGCCGGGCCCCACAACCACGAGTACGTACGCAGGCTCGGCGGCGACCCCGTGGAGTACGGAGACGGCCTCGCCGACCGGCTGCGGGCGATGGCCCCGGACGGCGTCGACGCCGCGTTCGACACCGTCGGCGGCGAGGCGCTGCGCGTCTCGGCCGCGACGCTCGCCCCCGGCGGCAGGCTCGCCTCGATCGCGGACGCCGAGGTCTTCTCCTTCGGCGGGCGCTACGCCTTCGTACGGCCCGACGCCGACGACCTCGCCCATCTCGCCGGACTCGCCGAGCAGGGCATCATCTCCGTCCATGTGGACCGCGCCTTCCCGCTGGAACAGGCCGCGGACGCCTACCGGTTCAACGAGGAGGGCCGCACCCGGGGGAAGGTCGTCGTCACCGTCGACTGGGAGATCTGA
- a CDS encoding TetR/AcrR family transcriptional regulator — MAKATEGNGAPVPRRLLAAATRLFAERGYDRTSVQEIVEAAGVTKGALYHYFGSKEDLLQEIYARVLRLQQERLDAFADAEAPVERRLRDAAADVVVTTIDNLDDASIFFRSMHHLSPEKNKQVRMERRRYHERFRALVEEGQRAGVFSTATPADLVVDYHFGSVHHLSTWYRPGGPLSRQEVADHLADLLLRALRP, encoded by the coding sequence ATGGCCAAGGCGACGGAGGGGAACGGCGCACCCGTCCCCCGGAGGCTGCTGGCCGCCGCCACCCGGCTTTTCGCCGAACGCGGATACGACCGCACCTCGGTCCAGGAGATCGTCGAGGCGGCGGGCGTCACCAAAGGGGCGCTGTACCACTACTTCGGCTCCAAGGAGGACCTCCTCCAGGAGATCTACGCCCGGGTGCTGCGGCTCCAGCAGGAGCGGCTCGACGCCTTCGCGGACGCCGAGGCGCCGGTCGAGCGGCGGCTGCGGGACGCGGCCGCCGACGTGGTGGTCACGACCATCGACAACCTCGACGACGCCTCGATCTTCTTCCGCTCCATGCACCATCTGAGCCCGGAGAAGAACAAGCAGGTCCGCATGGAGCGCCGCCGCTACCACGAGCGCTTCCGCGCCCTGGTCGAGGAGGGGCAGCGGGCCGGGGTGTTCTCCACCGCGACCCCCGCCGACCTGGTCGTCGACTACCACTTCGGTTCGGTCCACCACCTGTCCACGTGGTACCGCCCGGGCGGCCCGCTCAGCCGCCAGGAGGTCGCCGACCACCTGGCGGACCTGCTGCTGCGGGCGCTGCGGCCCTGA